A DNA window from Haliovirga abyssi contains the following coding sequences:
- a CDS encoding cyclic nucleotide-binding domain-containing protein → MFSIVPMWENIFNKKNKIDKNNIKLLSEIPILENLKKKELEKVSDIIHERKYKSEENLFEDGNPGSAMFVLVEGTIEIEKLMSNGEVVNLAVLGRGDFLGELALLNSSKRTASAKCITETKVLVLFRDDLFEFIKREEKIGVKILKKLAEIIGERLVATNKILLEYKLMMEIKKDGD, encoded by the coding sequence TTGTTTTCTATAGTACCTATGTGGGAAAATATTTTTAATAAAAAAAATAAAATAGATAAAAATAATATAAAATTACTATCAGAAATTCCAATTTTAGAAAATCTGAAAAAAAAAGAACTTGAAAAAGTATCAGATATAATTCATGAAAGAAAATATAAGTCAGAAGAAAATCTTTTTGAAGATGGAAATCCTGGTTCAGCAATGTTTGTTTTAGTAGAAGGAACAATTGAAATAGAAAAATTAATGAGTAATGGAGAGGTTGTAAATTTAGCAGTTTTAGGTAGAGGAGATTTTTTGGGAGAGCTTGCATTATTAAACAGTTCTAAAAGGACGGCATCTGCTAAGTGTATAACGGAAACAAAAGTATTAGTGTTATTTAGAGATGATTTGTTTGAATTTATCAAAAGAGAAGAAAAAATTGGAGTTAAAATTTTAAAAAAATTAGCTGAGATTATAGGTGAAAGATTAGTTGCTACAAATAAAATATTATTAGAATACAAATTAATGATGGAGATCAAAAAAGATGGAGATTAA
- a CDS encoding DUF1844 domain-containing protein, whose amino-acid sequence MENLFLGLVYSLQMQTMMSLGKLANPVSGKIEKNLEIAKMNIDMLEMLEEKTKGNLTDEESKFITNLLTDLRLNYVEEIKTKDKDENEDKESEKKDEQIEEK is encoded by the coding sequence ATGGAAAATTTATTTTTAGGATTGGTTTATAGTTTACAAATGCAAACAATGATGAGCTTAGGGAAGTTAGCAAACCCAGTAAGTGGAAAAATAGAAAAAAATTTAGAAATAGCAAAAATGAACATAGATATGTTAGAAATGTTAGAAGAAAAAACAAAAGGAAATCTTACTGATGAAGAAAGTAAATTTATTACAAATCTATTAACCGATTTAAGGCTTAATTATGTAGAAGAAATTAAAACTAAAGATAAGGATGAGAATGAGGATAAGGAGAGTGAAAAAAAAGATGAGCAAATCGAAGAAAAATAA
- the amaP gene encoding alkaline shock response membrane anchor protein AmaP: MWSLLFGIGWIGIFIMSLGTIFLALVPEYLQEINFLSMNLRIWIISISVFYFILFIKKISEISKGKEEKSFMIETETGRLEITLGSIENIIQGLLKKSTFIKDIKIKSDLEDEGVKIGLKVSVESIENLNQELQKLQAYLISYTEKLAGIKIVGIDIKIVKVHYSEKNIVELGDE, translated from the coding sequence ATGTGGAGTTTATTATTTGGAATAGGTTGGATAGGTATTTTTATAATGTCGCTTGGAACCATTTTTTTAGCATTAGTTCCAGAATATTTGCAAGAAATTAATTTTTTATCGATGAATCTTAGAATTTGGATTATTTCTATATCAGTTTTTTATTTTATTCTTTTTATTAAGAAAATATCTGAAATATCAAAAGGAAAAGAAGAAAAATCATTTATGATAGAGACAGAGACAGGTAGATTGGAAATAACATTAGGCTCTATTGAAAATATAATACAGGGATTATTAAAAAAGAGTACATTTATAAAAGATATTAAAATTAAAAGTGATTTAGAGGATGAAGGAGTAAAAATAGGCTTAAAAGTAAGTGTAGAGTCAATAGAAAATTTAAATCAAGAATTACAAAAATTACAAGCTTATTTAATTAGTTATACAGAAAAGTTAGCAGGAATAAAAATAGTAGGAATAGATATAAAAATAGTAAAAGTTCACTATAGTGAAAAAAATATAGTAGAACTAGGAGATGAATAA
- a CDS encoding UPF0175 family protein: MLRKSKLEFPEEILFALRENENFFLKEIKVIAAVNYYKEKRLSVGQAAELAEMSEEEFIKYLGGKKISIFQFENEEELLEDIKNA, encoded by the coding sequence ATGTTAAGAAAGTCTAAATTAGAATTTCCAGAGGAGATATTATTTGCTTTGAGAGAAAATGAGAACTTTTTTTTGAAAGAGATAAAAGTAATTGCAGCAGTTAACTATTATAAAGAAAAAAGATTATCAGTAGGACAAGCAGCTGAATTAGCAGAAATGAGCGAGGAAGAGTTTATAAAATATTTAGGTGGAAAAAAAATTTCAATATTTCAATTTGAAAATGAAGAAGAATTATTGGAGGATATAAAAAATGCGTAA
- a CDS encoding biotin/lipoyl-containing protein: MEVTEIKKLMEILNTTDVTEITLEADGTKVLLKKDMNKQKVVTKPVPAKVEKKEEVKEESEYLYSLNIGKIFYKKDIKEGTAISENEIIGYIEAIGVKTDIISDKSGIIKELLVKTGENVEFGKAIISLAKK; this comes from the coding sequence ATGGAAGTAACTGAAATAAAGAAATTAATGGAGATACTAAATACTACAGATGTAACAGAAATTACTTTAGAAGCAGATGGAACAAAAGTATTATTAAAAAAAGATATGAACAAACAAAAGGTGGTAACAAAACCTGTGCCAGCAAAAGTAGAAAAAAAAGAGGAAGTTAAAGAAGAAAGCGAATATTTGTATTCTCTTAACATTGGAAAAATCTTTTATAAAAAAGATATAAAAGAAGGAACTGCTATTTCTGAAAATGAAATAATAGGATATATAGAAGCAATTGGAGTAAAAACAGATATAATAAGTGATAAATCAGGAATAATTAAAGAATTATTAGTTAAAACTGGAGAAAATGTAGAATTTGGGAAAGCTATAATAAGCTTAGCCAAAAAATAA
- a CDS encoding DUF3368 domain-containing protein produces MRKVIVNSTPIISLSLIDSLYILKELYGTVFIPKAVYDEVVIKGKSKIGSNNLLECEYIKILEIKNKEAEKLFKTNLHSGEVEVMILYDELNADLCILDDLLARKYAKYLNYNITGTIGVLLKAKEVGLVKNIKQLLFELIKNGIYIDRKLMKKVLELANEN; encoded by the coding sequence ATGCGTAAAGTTATAGTAAATTCAACACCGATAATATCTTTATCATTAATAGATAGTTTATATATTTTAAAAGAGCTTTATGGAACTGTATTTATACCAAAAGCTGTATATGATGAAGTAGTAATAAAAGGAAAATCTAAAATCGGCTCTAATAATTTATTAGAGTGTGAATATATAAAAATTTTAGAAATAAAAAATAAAGAAGCTGAAAAACTTTTTAAAACAAATTTACATAGCGGAGAAGTAGAGGTTATGATTTTATATGATGAATTAAATGCAGATTTATGTATATTAGATGATTTGTTAGCAAGAAAATATGCAAAATATCTAAATTATAATATTACTGGAACAATCGGAGTATTATTAAAAGCTAAAGAGGTTGGATTAGTAAAAAATATAAAGCAATTACTTTTTGAGCTGATTAAGAATGGAATTTATATAGATAGAAAATTAATGAAAAAAGTTTTAGAATTAGCAAATGAAAATTAA
- the hrcA gene encoding heat-inducible transcriptional repressor HrcA, whose translation MNDREKTILGAVIDYYITNGESVGSRTITKKYDISLSSATIRNVMADLEEAGYIEKTHTSSGRVPTNKGYKFYLETLLKIKKLSEDEITKINIAYEKRVGELEEVLEKTSMLLSKMTNYASLAIELNYKAEKLKKLELIYVNSYTIMAVIILENDSVRTKRINLDYRIDEEELKDISKILNNKFKGSKLGEILPKLEKIINKRRDDAFEGVVKECFGEIEGSFYLEGATNMINVLENENSKEVANVVKFLDDKKDIRKFFEDMVKKRNYEDGKVNVILGEELGIEGLKDLSFIFSVYTLDDAKGIVGIIGPKRMEYSKNLGLVEYVTKEVNIAMNKIKNRRE comes from the coding sequence ATGAATGATAGAGAAAAAACAATATTAGGTGCTGTAATTGATTATTATATTACAAATGGTGAAAGTGTAGGCTCAAGAACAATTACTAAAAAATATGATATCAGTTTATCATCAGCCACAATAAGAAATGTAATGGCAGATTTAGAAGAAGCAGGTTATATAGAGAAAACTCATACATCTTCTGGAAGAGTTCCAACTAATAAAGGATATAAATTTTATTTAGAAACTTTATTAAAAATAAAAAAATTGTCAGAAGATGAAATTACAAAAATAAATATTGCTTACGAAAAAAGAGTTGGAGAATTAGAAGAAGTATTAGAAAAAACATCAATGTTGTTATCTAAGATGACTAATTATGCTAGTCTTGCAATAGAGCTTAACTATAAAGCTGAAAAATTAAAAAAGTTAGAGCTTATATATGTAAATAGTTATACAATAATGGCAGTTATTATATTAGAAAATGATTCGGTTAGAACGAAACGAATAAATTTGGATTATAGAATAGATGAAGAGGAATTAAAAGATATCTCTAAAATATTAAATAATAAATTTAAAGGTTCAAAATTGGGAGAGATATTACCAAAATTAGAAAAAATAATAAATAAAAGAAGAGATGATGCATTTGAAGGAGTAGTAAAAGAGTGCTTTGGAGAAATAGAAGGTAGTTTCTATTTAGAAGGGGCTACTAATATGATAAATGTATTGGAAAATGAAAATTCAAAAGAGGTTGCAAATGTAGTAAAATTTTTAGATGATAAAAAAGATATTAGAAAATTTTTTGAAGATATGGTAAAAAAAAGAAATTATGAAGATGGAAAAGTAAATGTTATACTAGGAGAAGAATTAGGTATAGAAGGATTAAAGGATTTAAGCTTTATATTTTCAGTATATACATTAGATGATGCAAAAGGTATAGTTGGAATAATAGGTCCTAAAAGAATGGAATATTCTAAAAACTTAGGATTGGTAGAGTATGTAACAAAAGAGGTAAATATAGCAATGAATAAAATTAAAAACAGGAGGGAATAA
- a CDS encoding Asp23/Gls24 family envelope stress response protein, protein MAELGNVKIANEVVSIIAGIAASEVEGVYEMNGGVVEGLTGILGKKNLTKGVKVEVGEKECSVDVYLTMEYGVSIPDVSEKVQENVIKSINTMTGLKVVEVNIFVQGVYIKKDEPVVKVQEEVSETDIELK, encoded by the coding sequence ATGGCAGAATTAGGAAATGTAAAAATTGCAAATGAAGTAGTAAGTATTATCGCAGGAATTGCAGCTTCAGAAGTAGAAGGTGTATATGAAATGAATGGTGGAGTTGTAGAAGGTCTTACAGGTATACTTGGGAAAAAGAACCTTACAAAAGGTGTGAAGGTAGAAGTAGGAGAAAAAGAGTGTTCTGTAGATGTATATTTAACAATGGAATATGGAGTTTCTATTCCTGATGTGTCAGAAAAGGTTCAAGAAAATGTAATAAAATCAATTAATACAATGACTGGATTAAAAGTAGTAGAAGTTAATATTTTTGTACAGGGAGTATATATAAAAAAAGATGAACCTGTAGTTAAAGTTCAAGAAGAGGTAAGTGAAACTGATATAGAATTAAAATAA
- a CDS encoding AI-2E family transporter: MEIKKSYFQINFSKLFFYLFLIFVMVVSIYATIPLLRSTLIGFIIAYLLEPLVLYLERKNINRLLSVIVIFSIFIIGIWYLIIGIKSFFPSPKEIINFIDYIVKNTEKLKYILIEKYNYINWNIIFDNIISSINTSSEITSKIPKILSSIAGLSSLFFIIPFTTFFFLLDGSRFKKWLLKLIPNRYFEITYTTLKEVDSVFGNYIRGTLLESLIIGVMTFIGFFIIGFPFNIALITGAVSGLANAVPYIGPLLGAVIGVILHILKIIPKDYVPVFGISVSILGVLVVVGIVQIFDNIAVKPTVIGKSVDLHPLVVVLGILAGGKMFGFVGIIAAIPVIAIIKVIVETLYNQLSGYNMLSKNLAAVVTEELKEID; this comes from the coding sequence ATGGAGATTAAAAAGAGTTATTTTCAAATAAATTTTTCTAAGTTATTTTTTTATCTATTTTTAATATTTGTAATGGTTGTTTCAATATATGCGACAATTCCTCTTCTTAGATCCACATTAATAGGATTTATAATTGCTTATTTATTAGAACCATTAGTATTATATTTAGAAAGAAAAAATATAAACAGGTTATTATCTGTAATTGTAATTTTTTCAATATTTATAATTGGTATTTGGTATTTGATTATAGGGATAAAATCTTTTTTTCCTTCACCAAAAGAGATTATAAATTTTATTGATTATATTGTAAAAAATACAGAAAAATTAAAATATATATTAATTGAAAAATATAACTATATAAATTGGAATATTATTTTTGACAATATAATAAGTAGTATAAATACAAGCTCAGAAATAACTTCAAAAATACCAAAAATTTTATCAAGTATAGCAGGTCTATCTTCACTGTTTTTTATTATACCATTTACAACTTTTTTCTTTTTATTAGATGGAAGTAGATTTAAAAAATGGTTATTAAAATTAATACCAAACAGGTATTTTGAAATAACATACACCACTTTAAAAGAGGTGGACAGTGTTTTTGGAAATTATATAAGAGGAACCTTATTAGAATCTTTAATAATTGGAGTTATGACTTTTATAGGTTTTTTTATTATAGGCTTTCCATTTAATATAGCTTTAATAACTGGAGCTGTATCAGGATTAGCAAATGCAGTTCCATATATAGGGCCTTTATTAGGAGCGGTAATAGGAGTAATATTACATATATTAAAAATTATCCCAAAAGATTATGTTCCAGTGTTTGGAATATCAGTTAGTATATTAGGGGTTCTTGTTGTAGTTGGAATTGTTCAAATTTTTGATAATATAGCAGTTAAGCCAACTGTAATAGGGAAATCAGTTGATTTACATCCTTTAGTAGTAGTTTTAGGAATATTAGCTGGAGGAAAAATGTTTGGATTCGTGGGAATAATTGCAGCAATACCAGTTATAGCAATAATAAAAGTTATTGTAGAAACATTATATAATCAATTATCTGGGTATAATATGTTGTCTAAAAATTTGGCCGCAGTTGTGACAGAAGAGTTAAAAGAGATAGACTGA
- the grpE gene encoding nucleotide exchange factor GrpE: protein MSKSKKNKKDIDVEEEKMVSENNTEELENEEKKEEGKKEEKEITSEDKIVELEAEVAKWKDSYIRKVAEFENIKKRMEKEKEEFLKFSTEKLILKLLEVVDNLERAVSSSKTTEDFNSLVKGVEMTLNQINRVLTEEGVVALDAKGKEFNPYEHHAMMQEESEEHDDNIVIDEFQKGYKMKEKVIRPALVKVSKNKK from the coding sequence ATGAGCAAATCGAAGAAAAATAAAAAGGATATAGATGTTGAGGAAGAAAAAATGGTATCAGAAAATAACACAGAAGAATTAGAAAATGAAGAGAAAAAAGAAGAAGGAAAAAAAGAGGAAAAAGAGATAACTTCAGAGGATAAAATAGTAGAATTAGAAGCAGAAGTTGCAAAATGGAAAGATAGTTATATTAGAAAAGTTGCAGAATTTGAAAATATAAAAAAAAGAATGGAAAAAGAAAAAGAAGAATTTTTAAAATTTTCAACAGAAAAGTTAATATTAAAACTTTTAGAAGTTGTAGATAATTTAGAAAGAGCAGTAAGTTCTTCAAAAACAACAGAAGATTTTAATTCTTTAGTAAAAGGTGTAGAAATGACATTAAATCAAATTAATAGAGTTTTAACTGAAGAAGGAGTCGTAGCTTTAGATGCAAAAGGAAAAGAATTTAATCCTTATGAACATCATGCAATGATGCAAGAAGAATCAGAAGAACATGATGATAATATAGTTATAGATGAGTTTCAAAAAGGGTATAAAATGAAAGAAAAAGTTATAAGACCAGCATTAGTAAAAGTTTCAAAAAATAAAAAATAA
- the nusB gene encoding transcription antitermination factor NusB has protein sequence MARKKSREDFFKLMFEADSKGVMPIELYEDFINREEKFVEDEKEFIISYSKNISENMDNIDKKIQENMKNWRLGRIGIVERALLRLAIYEIVYEKIGIEIVINEVIEIAKVYGDEKSHEFINGVLANIVN, from the coding sequence ATGGCAAGAAAGAAATCAAGAGAAGATTTTTTTAAATTAATGTTTGAAGCGGACTCAAAAGGAGTTATGCCTATAGAGCTATATGAGGATTTTATAAATAGAGAAGAAAAATTTGTAGAGGATGAAAAAGAATTTATTATTAGTTATAGTAAAAATATTTCTGAAAATATGGATAATATAGATAAAAAAATTCAAGAAAATATGAAAAATTGGAGATTAGGCAGAATAGGAATAGTAGAAAGAGCATTATTGAGACTAGCTATATATGAAATAGTATATGAAAAAATAGGGATAGAAATAGTTATAAATGAAGTAATAGAAATTGCTAAAGTGTATGGAGATGAAAAATCTCATGAATTTATAAATGGAGTGCTAGCTAATATAGTAAATTAA
- a CDS encoding DUF2273 domain-containing protein: MEEILNWILNNFKKILGALIGFILGYFYIKYGFLKTLILVIFVVIGYTLGAGKDFNLKSWIIEKLTKGEDYK, from the coding sequence ATGGAAGAGATATTAAATTGGATATTAAATAATTTTAAAAAAATATTAGGTGCTTTAATTGGATTTATATTGGGATATTTTTATATAAAATATGGCTTTTTAAAAACTTTGATACTTGTAATTTTTGTAGTAATAGGATATACTTTAGGAGCAGGAAAAGATTTTAATTTAAAATCTTGGATAATAGAAAAACTTACAAAAGGAGAGGACTATAAATAA
- a CDS encoding anti-sigma factor antagonist (This anti-anti-sigma factor, or anti-sigma factor antagonist, belongs to a family that includes characterized members SpoIIAA, RsbV, RsfA, and RsfB.), which produces MKKNRIGMIMAKSSLRNNVVINLQKKGYRVYIIDDDEYMFDYIKSLSLDLILIDSNENKNIYEYLTKFFELNIPSIALIEKHLGHRNAVELLKSGALDIVYFSDEKVLSVLDSVENFFGNKSSEFELKMEETDKYIIFKIYGELDMSTTFKTKGRFDGIIKNINKDFILDISGVGYLESVGIGFLIYIKKMITAANKELKIVIKSDKIKKLLKMTKLDKYFNIYSSLDEITVIKKGKKYEKAVVIDDARFMRKLISTILIDEGFEVKTFENPILALKELDEIKPDIILVDHEMPEMNGLEFIKEFKPQQKEIPTIMLTTVEDINLALTAIRAGASDFLNKPFKKEELVHTIRKVIKENELRKENESLMLELQKREFELKNKNKELYSLYNNLEEELEMASEIQNNLLPKSSVELDNFIINSKYLPSLDIGGDFYDFFRMSNNFFGIAFADISGHGIPAALLSSMLKVYMMTYIKDIINPSEAMEILNDVIAESYPDGKFVSLFYMILNDQKGTISYCKAAQEPGLYVKENGDVEELLTEGQVLGLFSIEDFPEMINFEEKEIEMKIGEKIFLYTDGIVEARNSENEFYGLDRLKDVLSKNASKTGEELIKIVYDDLLEFIEGLPILDDLTFMSIEKK; this is translated from the coding sequence ATGAAAAAAAATAGAATTGGAATGATTATGGCAAAAAGTTCATTGAGAAATAATGTTGTAATTAATCTTCAAAAAAAAGGATATCGTGTATATATTATAGATGACGACGAATATATGTTTGATTATATAAAAAGTCTTTCGTTAGATTTAATTTTAATTGATTCAAATGAAAATAAAAATATTTATGAATATTTAACTAAATTTTTTGAGTTAAATATTCCATCAATAGCTTTAATTGAAAAACATTTAGGGCATAGAAATGCTGTAGAATTATTAAAAAGTGGAGCGTTAGATATTGTTTATTTTAGTGATGAAAAAGTATTATCAGTTTTAGATTCTGTTGAAAATTTCTTTGGGAATAAGTCTTCAGAATTTGAATTAAAAATGGAGGAAACAGATAAATATATTATTTTTAAAATTTATGGTGAATTAGATATGAGTACAACCTTTAAAACTAAAGGGAGATTTGATGGAATTATAAAAAATATTAATAAAGATTTTATACTTGATATAAGTGGAGTTGGATATCTGGAATCAGTGGGAATTGGATTTTTAATATATATAAAAAAGATGATAACAGCAGCAAACAAAGAGCTTAAGATTGTTATTAAATCAGATAAAATAAAAAAACTATTAAAAATGACTAAATTGGACAAATATTTTAATATATATAGTAGTTTAGATGAAATAACAGTGATAAAAAAAGGGAAAAAGTATGAAAAAGCTGTTGTTATAGACGATGCGAGATTTATGAGGAAATTAATATCTACAATTTTAATAGATGAGGGATTTGAAGTAAAAACATTTGAAAATCCAATTTTGGCATTAAAAGAACTAGATGAGATAAAACCAGATATAATATTAGTTGATCATGAAATGCCAGAAATGAACGGGTTAGAATTTATAAAAGAGTTTAAACCGCAACAAAAAGAGATACCTACAATAATGCTTACAACAGTTGAAGATATTAATTTGGCATTAACAGCAATAAGAGCAGGAGCTTCAGATTTTTTGAACAAACCATTTAAAAAAGAGGAATTAGTTCATACAATAAGAAAAGTGATAAAAGAAAATGAATTGAGAAAAGAAAATGAATCATTAATGCTAGAATTGCAAAAAAGAGAATTTGAACTTAAAAATAAAAATAAAGAACTATACAGCTTATATAATAATTTAGAAGAAGAGTTAGAAATGGCTTCTGAAATACAAAATAATTTACTGCCCAAAAGTTCTGTAGAATTAGATAATTTTATTATTAATAGTAAATATCTTCCTTCACTAGATATTGGCGGAGATTTTTATGATTTTTTTAGAATGAGTAACAATTTTTTTGGGATAGCATTTGCGGATATTTCAGGGCATGGGATTCCAGCTGCATTATTATCAAGCATGTTAAAAGTATATATGATGACATATATAAAAGATATAATAAATCCGTCAGAAGCAATGGAAATTTTAAATGATGTAATAGCAGAAAGTTATCCTGATGGAAAATTTGTAAGCTTATTTTATATGATATTAAATGATCAAAAAGGTACAATTAGTTACTGCAAAGCTGCACAAGAACCTGGATTATATGTAAAAGAAAATGGGGATGTAGAGGAATTATTAACAGAAGGGCAAGTGTTAGGATTGTTTTCTATAGAAGATTTTCCTGAAATGATAAATTTTGAAGAAAAAGAGATAGAAATGAAAATAGGAGAAAAAATATTTCTTTATACAGATGGAATTGTTGAAGCTAGAAATTCTGAGAATGAATTTTATGGATTAGACAGATTAAAAGATGTTCTTTCAAAAAATGCTTCAAAAACAGGAGAAGAGTTGATAAAAATTGTATATGATGATTTACTTGAATTTATAGAAGGGCTTCCAATATTAGATGATTTGACATTTATGTCAATAGAAAAAAAATAG
- the accC gene encoding acetyl-CoA carboxylase biotin carboxylase subunit — protein MFKKILIANRGEIAVRIIRAARELGIKSVAVYSEADKSSLHVRLADESVCIGSAMSTESYLKVPNIIAAAEITNADAIHPGYGFLAENAEFAKICASHNIVFIGPSPEIIISMGDKATAKETAVKNNVPVVPGTKGVVKGVEAAKKIVKEEIGYPVMIKATAGGGGKGMRIARDEKELEKNMVAAENEAKAAFGNPDVYIERYVEQPKHIEVQIIGDKHGNVVHLGERDCSIQRRHQKLIEESPSIAISEDVRQKMGEAAVRLAKAIGYDSAGTIEFLLDKDKNFYFMEMNTRAQVEHTVTEMVTGVDIIKEQILAAAGENLTVKQEDIQIRGHVIECRINAEDPDMNFMPSAGTITNYIPSGGIGVRVDSHIYSGYDIPPYYDSMIGKLIVWGENREEAIRRMDRALREHIVEGIKTTIPFHLRVLDNEYYQRGEIYTDFIEKRMSEEKK, from the coding sequence ATGTTTAAAAAAATACTTATTGCCAATAGAGGTGAAATAGCGGTAAGAATAATAAGGGCAGCAAGAGAATTAGGAATAAAAAGTGTTGCAGTTTACTCTGAAGCAGATAAAAGTTCTCTACATGTAAGATTAGCTGATGAATCAGTTTGTATTGGTTCTGCTATGAGTACAGAAAGTTATTTGAAAGTTCCAAATATAATAGCTGCAGCAGAAATAACTAATGCAGATGCCATTCATCCTGGATATGGTTTTTTAGCGGAAAATGCTGAGTTTGCAAAAATATGTGCAAGTCATAATATTGTATTTATAGGACCTAGTCCTGAAATTATAATTAGTATGGGAGATAAAGCTACAGCAAAAGAAACAGCTGTAAAAAATAATGTGCCAGTTGTACCAGGAACAAAAGGAGTAGTAAAAGGAGTAGAAGCAGCAAAAAAAATAGTAAAAGAAGAAATAGGATATCCTGTAATGATAAAAGCTACTGCTGGTGGTGGTGGTAAAGGGATGAGAATAGCAAGAGATGAAAAAGAATTAGAAAAAAATATGGTTGCAGCAGAAAATGAAGCAAAAGCTGCATTTGGAAATCCAGATGTATATATAGAAAGATATGTAGAGCAACCAAAACATATAGAGGTACAAATTATTGGAGACAAGCATGGAAATGTAGTGCATTTAGGAGAAAGAGATTGTTCTATACAAAGAAGACATCAAAAATTAATAGAAGAATCACCTTCAATAGCGATTTCAGAAGATGTAAGGCAAAAAATGGGAGAAGCAGCAGTTAGACTTGCAAAAGCAATAGGATATGATAGTGCTGGGACTATTGAATTTTTATTAGATAAAGATAAAAATTTCTATTTTATGGAAATGAATACTAGAGCACAAGTAGAGCATACAGTTACAGAGATGGTAACAGGTGTGGACATAATTAAAGAACAAATATTAGCAGCAGCAGGAGAGAATTTAACAGTAAAACAAGAAGATATACAAATAAGAGGTCATGTAATAGAGTGTAGAATAAATGCAGAAGATCCTGATATGAATTTTATGCCTTCAGCTGGAACAATAACAAACTATATTCCATCAGGTGGGATAGGAGTTAGGGTTGATAGCCATATATATTCTGGATATGATATACCACCATATTATGATTCTATGATAGGAAAATTAATAGTATGGGGAGAAAATAGAGAAGAAGCTATAAGAAGAATGGATAGAGCTTTAAGAGAGCATATAGTGGAAGGGATAAAAACAACTATACCTTTCCATTTGAGAGTTTTAGATAACGAGTATTATCAAAGAGGAGAAATATATACTGATTTTATAGAAAAAAGAATGTCTGAGGAGAAAAAATAA
- a CDS encoding MarC family protein: MEFGNLSKLLADTLALMAIMNPFGNLPIFIGMTEDLPKPLKKEIFKVIIYAGIGITLIFGIIGDFLMKYFFHLEINELRIAGGLLLIIVGLKNMLFSKDKKKLDGSSDYGKEEIEQGIIPMAFPLLVGPGAMATVLLIKREHGILNVIFATLVVFLIIKILFKFEELIAKIFGKVVLLILSRVMQLFIVAIGVSFMIHGIKSVF; encoded by the coding sequence GTGGAATTTGGAAATCTTTCAAAACTTTTAGCAGATACTTTGGCACTAATGGCAATAATGAACCCTTTTGGCAATCTTCCGATATTTATAGGAATGACAGAAGATTTGCCAAAACCATTAAAAAAAGAGATATTTAAAGTTATAATTTATGCAGGAATAGGTATAACTTTAATATTTGGTATAATTGGAGATTTCTTGATGAAATATTTTTTTCATCTTGAAATAAATGAATTAAGGATAGCAGGTGGATTGCTTTTAATAATAGTTGGATTAAAAAACATGTTGTTTTCGAAGGATAAGAAGAAACTTGATGGTAGTTCAGATTATGGGAAAGAAGAAATTGAACAAGGAATAATACCAATGGCTTTTCCTTTATTAGTAGGACCTGGAGCTATGGCAACGGTTTTACTTATAAAAAGAGAACATGGGATTTTAAATGTAATATTCGCAACTTTAGTAGTATTTTTAATAATTAAAATATTATTTAAATTTGAAGAATTAATAGCAAAAATATTTGGAAAAGTGGTTTTATTGATATTATCTCGTGTAATGCAACTGTTTATAGTAGCAATTGGAGTTAGTTTTATGATACATGGTATAAAGTCTGTATTTTAG